From the genome of Camarhynchus parvulus chromosome 8, STF_HiC, whole genome shotgun sequence, one region includes:
- the GCLM gene encoding glutamate--cysteine ligase regulatory subunit, with protein MGTEGARALLERAGTLTLQTGNLLNWGCLRKKCPATPGEEVRDCIQKTLTEWSSKISQDQNQETLEVLECSVAQAIEKINPEERDELKVSAKLFIVGSNSSSIRDAVDLACSALGVAQLDSVIISPPPVEDGTNLSLEYLQPYWKELENLVQNKKIVAIGASDLDKTLLEQLYLWAQVKPSSNQVNLASCCVMPPDLTAFAKEFDIQLLTHNDPKELLCEASFQEVLQESIQNMKANNWIPLWLLRYSVIVKSRGIIKSKGYIIQAKRNAS; from the exons ATGGGGACCGAGGGCGCCCGTGCCCTGCTGGAGCGCGCCGGCACGCTCACCCTGCAGACCGGCAACCTGCTCAACTGGGGCTGCCTCCGCAAGAAGTGCCCGGCCACCCCCGGCGAGGAG GTGCGGGACTGCATCCAGAAAACACTGACTGAGTGGAGCTCAAAGATCAGCCAAGACCAAAATCAG GAAACACTGGAggttctggaatgttctgtaGCTCAAGctatagaaaaaataaatcctgaagAAAGGGATGAGTTGAAAGTATCAG CAAAGCTTTTCATCGTTGGATCAAATTCTTCATCCATCAGAGACGCAGTTGACCTGG CGTGTTCTGCCCTTGGAGTTGCTCAGTTAGACTCAGTCATTATTTCCCCACCTCCTGTTGAAGATGGAACTAACCTCTCCTTGGAATATTTGCAACCTTATTGGAAAGAACTTGAAAATCTagttcaaaacaaaaagattGTTGCCATAGGTGCCTCTGACCTAGATAAAACACTGTTAGAGCAGCTGTATCTGTGGGCACAG GTGAAACCAAGTAGTAATCAGGTGAACCTAGCTTCCTGTTGTGTGATGCCACCTGATCTCACAGCATTTGCAAAAGAATTTGACATACAGCTGCTAACTCACAATGACCCCAAAG AATTACTTTGTGAAGCAAGTTTCCAAGAAGTTCTCCAGGAAAGCATCCAGAACATGAAAGCCAACAACTGGATTCCTTTATGGCTTCTGCGGTATTCAGTCATTGTTAAAAGCAGAGGAATTATCAAGTCCAAAGGCTATATCATACAAGCTAAAAGAAATGCATCTTAA